The following proteins are encoded in a genomic region of Caldalkalibacillus thermarum:
- a CDS encoding spore germination protein: MTHINNIFGIRINNVSSNGSVNFGNVIHKGHSANAKAVGGQRVIGDAVNGPATNFDKNLVKDPDLIDQPQKQL; encoded by the coding sequence GTGACACATATCAATAATATATTTGGAATCAGAATCAACAACGTTTCCAGCAACGGTTCGGTCAACTTCGGCAATGTTATCCATAAGGGGCACTCGGCCAACGCCAAAGCAGTCGGCGGGCAAAGGGTTATCGGGGATGCTGTGAATGGGCCGGCCACCAACTTTGATAAAAATCTGGTCAAAGATCCTGACCTGATTGATCAGCCTCAAAAACAATTGTAA
- a CDS encoding spore germination protein, with product MFTHFNRICFISVHNVSFNGTVNFGNAIFKGFSANGQSVGGQEVFGNAFNRPVTKFDLNVVKDPDLVDQPQVQL from the coding sequence TTGTTCACCCATTTTAACCGCATCTGCTTTATAAGCGTTCACAATGTATCCTTTAATGGAACCGTCAACTTTGGTAATGCTATTTTTAAAGGATTTAGCGCAAATGGGCAATCGGTTGGAGGACAAGAAGTTTTTGGTAACGCTTTTAACAGACCTGTCACAAAATTTGATTTAAATGTGGTCAAGGATCCTGATCTTGTTGATCAGCCTCAAGTCCAACTATAG
- a CDS encoding Hsp20/alpha crystallin family protein has translation MVSNDLDLNQWKAYAQRLLGRDFFTDFVPDLNLQSTEPRHNIYRNASEVIVLINIPYVRDLSQIKLNVREQELFIKGKIDLGYEHMETVQNQIFSGSFEKTIPLPALVNTKRVNAQYQRGILKVQLFPKLKGEGTAVNIQDI, from the coding sequence ATGGTATCGAATGACCTGGATCTCAATCAATGGAAGGCCTACGCACAAAGGTTGCTGGGCAGGGATTTTTTTACCGATTTTGTGCCTGATTTAAATCTGCAAAGTACTGAGCCTAGACATAATATTTACCGTAATGCTTCTGAGGTTATAGTGTTAATCAACATTCCCTATGTGCGGGATCTCTCTCAAATCAAATTAAATGTCCGGGAACAGGAACTCTTTATAAAAGGGAAAATTGATCTGGGTTATGAGCACATGGAGACGGTCCAGAACCAGATCTTTTCAGGCAGTTTCGAAAAAACAATTCCACTTCCTGCATTGGTCAATACTAAAAGAGTGAATGCCCAGTATCAACGGGGAATTTTGAAAGTACAGCTGTTCCCTAAGTTAAAAGGAGAGGGAACAGCTGTTAACATTCAAGACATTTAA
- a CDS encoding zinc ribbon domain-containing protein, whose product MKLENCIRCGRKPDEKDKYCTYCGAPLQNKCTNDGGPLGDPCNKVNHPQAAFCAQCGSPTVFKKTGLIMSPYEEGTKIEIDDLDELKHFSHRFFKDA is encoded by the coding sequence ATGAAGCTGGAAAATTGTATCCGCTGTGGACGCAAGCCGGATGAGAAAGATAAGTATTGCACTTATTGTGGAGCTCCCTTACAAAACAAATGTACCAATGACGGAGGTCCTCTGGGGGATCCCTGCAACAAGGTCAATCATCCCCAGGCTGCGTTTTGCGCCCAGTGTGGCTCTCCTACTGTATTTAAAAAAACAGGGTTGATTATGTCTCCCTATGAGGAAGGCACAAAGATAGAAATTGATGACTTAGATGAGCTGAAACATTTTTCTCACCGCTTCTTCAAAGACGCTTGA